The DNA segment ttgtccacagtgtattgtgatccacacagtcaaaggctttggcatagtcaataaagcagaaatagatgtttttctggaactttcttgctttttacatgatccagcgaatgttggcaatttgatctctggttcctctgcctgttttaaaaccagcttgaacatcaggaagttcacggttcacatattgctgaagcctggcttggagaattttgagcattactttactagcgtgtgagatgagtgcaattgtgcagtagtttgagcattctttctcattgcctttctttgggattggaatgaaaactaccttttcccgtcctgtggccactgctgagttttccaaatttgctggcatattgagtgcagcactttcacagcatcatcttccaggatttggaatagctcaactggaattccatcacctccactagctttgttcgtagtgatgctctccaaggcccacctgacttcacattccaggatgtctggctctaggtgagtggtcacaccattgtgattatctgggtcatgaagatcttttttgtacagttcttctgtgtattcttgccatctcttcttaatatcttctgcttctgttaggtccataccatttctgtcctttatcgagctcatctttgcatgaaatgttcctttggtatctctgattttcttgaagagatccttagtctttcccattctgttgtgttcctctatttctttgcattgattgctgaagaaggctttcttatctcttcttgctattctttggaactctgcattcagatgtttatatctttccttttctcctttgcttttcacttctcttcttttcacagctatttgtaaggcctccccagacagccattttgcttttttgcatttcttttctatgggaatggtcttgatccctgtctcctgtacaatgtcacgaacctcattccatagttcatcaagcactctatctatcagatctaggcccttaaatctatttctcacttccactgtataatcataagggatttgatttaggtcatacctgagtggtctagtggttttccctactttcttcaatttaagtctgaatttggcaataaggagttcatggtctgagccacagtcagctcctggtcttgtttttgctgactgtatagagcttctccatctttggctgcaaagaatataatcagtctgattttggtgttgaccatctggcaatgtccatgtatagagtcttctcttgtgtgttggaagagggtgtttgttatgaccaatgcattttcttggcaaaactctattagtctttgccctgcatcattctgtattccaaggcctaatttgcctgttactccaggtgttgcaATGGAtggaaatctgcctgccaatgcacgggacatgggttcagtccctggtccaggaagattctacatgccacagtgcaactaagcccacaggccacaacttctgagcatGTGCTCGTGAGCCCTCAAGCCGCAACAAATGAGCCCCTGTgccgcaactattgaagcccatatACCTTAGAGCcagcaagctgcaactactgagcccatgtgctgcaactactgagcccgtgtgctgtaactactgagcctgtgtgctgcagctaggTGCCCGTGTGCACACAGATCCTgtgttccacagcaagagaaaccaccgcagtgagaagcccatgcaacactgcagtgagaagtaGCCCCCACTCTTCACAAGTAGAGAAAGCACACATGAGCaatgaggacccagtgcagccaaaagtaacaAGTGAATACATAACCTATTTctaaaaaatgtaacaaaaagataagaaaaagaaggagggaggggaaagagaaaggaataacaAGATTTAAAACTAAGAAACCTTGGTTTTAaggtttcttttccttaaaagagAGACTCTGTTTATAGTCTCTTATAGAAAAGACTCTATCTTCATCTTTAGAAACCCAAGGGTACCTCCTGCAACCCACTGAAACAAGAGTAATACAGGGAGGAACGTTGGCCCTGGAGAACTCATTCAGATAAGAGCAGGCCTCCTACTTAAGGGCCTCTCCAAGGACCACCAACACTCTCCAAGGTTTAAGGCTGAGATCAAGTCCCTCTGGCCATTGTTATTTTGGAGGCAAAGTCAAGAAATTTTCCCATTGGACAGAAGGACTATAGGGATATTTCCTTGCTCAAAATCTCCACCTCTGCATCTTCTAAAGGAAAGACAAAGTTGTCGGTAGTCCATGAAGCCCTAGCCATATCTGTGGCTTTTGCTCCAGTGTTAGAAAGAATGCCATTCAAATATCCACCACTGAGAGTGTCTCTTGTTGTAGGGAACCCATGTGAAGACAAATATTCTTCTCGTTCAGCTCCATCTTATCTTAAAACTATCCAATCTGGAAACTCCTGAGTATACAAGCCATAAATAGAGATCAGATTCTCATTTATCCTCCTCCTGAGTTACCCTTCAAGGGGACAGAGGGGAAGACAATATCTCGGTTTGCTCTGCACTAAATCCTCTTGACTGTTCATTCTGCCACATGTTCTAGGTGGTCTTTtatctcctctctttttctcttttactacCTCTGTGAAGCACAGAACATGGTCCAAATTTGACTTGGCTTCATCCAAATCCTCTAGCATGAACTCAGAGAACAGCACAGTCTTCATGGACTTTCATGTTAACTCATAAGATTACAGTACAAACAGTGGATATTATAAATTCACAGAAATCTTGGCATGGGAAGCCCttggagtcactgcaggacacAGCCCTTGCCTCCCATTCGACGGCTTCCTCCTGCCTGACTTCCATGAAAACAACTGCTCCGGTGCCACTTCTGCTCCTGTTGACACAGAAGGGGAGAAAGCTTCCATTTAGTACCAGAGATGCCCAAGGAAGACTGGCTCCCAGTCTGTAGAATTTCTAAGCTggaacagattttaaaatgtctagttgttccagattttcttttaatgagAAACCCAAGTGACTGATTCATGAGCTTACAGTGACAGAGAACGGTTTTGTGCCATCACCCGCTGTCACAATACCTCTACCAATCACTCAAACATGCATCATGGACTATCAGCGTAGGTCAGCCAAAATCTTTATTGCTTACTCACGATGCCAGTGAGTCTTCCTGTGCTTTGAATTCAGTTACTTTGGGAACTGGAGAAGAGCACTTCTCAGTGCTCTGGAGGCTATTTACaactcccttcctttccttctccagtctgaataatctcttttctcttctcctttctttctagGTTTGAGCCTCTCCATGTTCCTTCCCACCATCTCCACTGCAGCCAATAGATTATTGCTctgagctggacaggactgatgAGGTCTGACATAGCAAGGTTGCCTCTACTACACAGTCTGTCCTGGGTCAGCCctgaagctttattcataacacCTCATCCCCAGCCATTCTCTGAGACTCATAGCAATTGGAgcattcttttctgttcttgtcCTTCTAAAGAGAAACTCCAGTGCTCCATGGAAGCTGGCAACACATCCACAGTCACTTTCTTTATTCTCCAAGGACTATCCAACAACCCTCACATTCAGGTAGTACTCTTTGTAATATTCATGGTGATTTACCTCCTGATCCTCATAGTGaacctgctgatgctgctggtgatTAGGACtgactcccacctccacacccccatgtacttcttcctcagtcACCTCTCCTTCCTGGATGCTTTCTATGCCTCAGTCATTGTGCCTAAGTTGCTAAAGAACCTGCTTTCCAAGTGGAACACTATATCCTTTCTTGACTGTTTCATCCAGATCTTCTTTGTTATATTTCTTGGGGGCACTGAAACTTGCCTCCTTTCAGTCATGGCCTATGACCGGTACCAGGCTGTGTGCCACCCGCTGCTGTATGTGGTGACCATGAAGAAGAAGGTGTGTGCTGTCCTGGCAGGAGCCTCCTGGGCCATAGGAATGGGGACTGGCCTGCTTAACACCATCCTCCTAGCTCAGCAGCACTTCTGTGGCCCCAACCTTATTCACAGTTTTGCCTGTGAGCTTCCTCCAGTGCTCCTGTTGGCCTGTTCTGACCCCTACATGAGCGTTGCCTCCATCCTGACCACCATGGTGGTCCTGGGCCTTGGCACTTTTGTCATATTGGTGGGTTCTTACACCCATATTATCCTGACAGCCCTGGGAACGAACTCTGCCACAGGTTGGAACAAGATCTTCTCTACCTGCTCATCCCATTTTCTTGTGGTCATCATCTTTTATGGTTCTGGAATTTTCAGGTATGTCATTGCTAAAACTTTGCCTACAAATGCAGTGTGTTTTTCACACTAAGTAAACTTGCCCTGTAGACAGAGCATTGCAAAGTGGCAGGAAAAGAATTATACTGGAATCAGTAAGCCTAGGTTCTAGTTCTGGCTCCACTGTGGGCCTAAtgcatgaattatttttttaaaaatccattttctttctgAGGCCTCAATTGTCTAACTCTGCAAAATAAGTTTATACAAAAAGTCAAGATTTTCTTACTTTCATTAACCTATGATTTCAGAGTCATCAAAAGAAAATCATACAGCCTTTTGCTAGACTTTTATTAGTgctagacaaaaataaataa comes from the Bubalus kerabau isolate K-KA32 ecotype Philippines breed swamp buffalo chromosome 1, PCC_UOA_SB_1v2, whole genome shotgun sequence genome and includes:
- the LOC129650612 gene encoding olfactory receptor 8S1-like, with the translated sequence MEAGNTSTVTFFILQGLSNNPHIQVVLFVIFMVIYLLILIVNLLMLLVIRTDSHLHTPMYFFLSHLSFLDAFYASVIVPKLLKNLLSKWNTISFLDCFIQIFFVIFLGGTETCLLSVMAYDRYQAVCHPLLYVVTMKKKVCAVLAGASWAIGMGTGLLNTILLAQQHFCGPNLIHSFACELPPVLLLACSDPYMSVASILTTMVVLGLGTFVILVGSYTHIILTALGTNSATGWNKIFSTCSSHFLVVIIFYGSGIFRYMTPASGSALEQVLSMQYSVVTPLLNPLIYSLKNQEVKAALRRRLARKPRFTF